A stretch of the Parabacteroides timonensis genome encodes the following:
- a CDS encoding DUF763 domain-containing protein, translated as MKRGTADLPLHYGTVPPWLAQRMSLLGGAIAEAIIIEYGRPALLRRLSDPFWFQSLGCVLGMDWHSSGITTSVMNALRKAINYRSEELGVYICGGRGKFSRETPNQLLEVADKTGLNGNELVRCSKLAAKVDNTAVQDGFQLYLHTFVVTKEGDWSVIQQGMNPNERMARRYHWLSSSLRSFMEEPHTSVCGRNQGLILNLTDKLAAPTKEGIVELTKETPDKLMREVSIILPNHHEVRAEDVNLKRLGAALLLAHETNISDMESLLLLEGVGPRTLQSLTLVSEVIHGTPSRFSDPARFSFAHGGKDGHPFPVPTSVYDETIEVFNNAIHKAHLGEKDKSDALKNLSKISQEMEKGYTPNNYFDDWVQYERDTSYKYNGKTVFGDSKKPQKKEDKNTGGIQLSLWD; from the coding sequence ATGAAACGAGGTACAGCTGATTTACCATTACATTACGGAACAGTCCCACCCTGGCTGGCTCAACGTATGAGTTTACTCGGAGGAGCCATTGCCGAAGCAATTATTATCGAATATGGTCGTCCGGCCTTATTACGACGGCTTAGTGATCCTTTCTGGTTTCAGTCGTTAGGATGTGTGTTGGGAATGGACTGGCATTCATCAGGTATTACGACATCTGTTATGAATGCCCTGAGAAAAGCGATCAATTACAGGTCGGAAGAACTGGGCGTTTATATTTGCGGAGGAAGGGGTAAGTTTTCAAGAGAAACACCTAATCAACTCCTGGAAGTAGCCGATAAAACCGGATTGAACGGAAATGAACTGGTAAGATGCAGCAAACTGGCGGCCAAAGTCGATAATACAGCCGTTCAGGATGGTTTTCAACTTTATCTACATACGTTTGTCGTCACCAAAGAGGGCGACTGGTCTGTCATACAACAAGGAATGAACCCGAATGAGCGTATGGCCCGGCGTTATCACTGGCTGTCGTCTTCGCTCCGTTCGTTTATGGAGGAGCCTCATACTTCCGTTTGTGGCAGAAACCAGGGATTGATACTTAACCTGACAGATAAGCTGGCTGCTCCAACCAAAGAGGGAATCGTCGAACTGACAAAAGAGACACCGGATAAGTTGATGCGTGAAGTTTCTATCATTCTTCCCAATCACCATGAAGTAAGGGCTGAAGATGTAAACCTTAAACGGCTGGGAGCAGCCTTACTCCTGGCCCATGAAACCAATATCTCCGATATGGAGTCGCTTCTCCTGTTGGAAGGAGTCGGCCCGAGAACCTTACAATCGCTAACACTGGTCAGCGAAGTGATACACGGCACCCCTTCCCGCTTCTCCGATCCTGCACGTTTCTCTTTTGCCCACGGAGGGAAAGACGGACATCCATTCCCTGTCCCAACAAGCGTCTATGATGAAACGATTGAAGTATTTAATAATGCGATCCATAAAGCGCACCTTGGGGAAAAAGACAAGTCCGACGCATTAAAAAACCTTTCCAAAATTTCGCAAGAGATGGAAAAAGGATATACCCCCAACAATTATTTCGACGACTGGGTACAATATGAGCGGGATACATCTTATAAATACAATGGAAAAACCGTCTTCGGAGATTCAAAAAAACCACAGAAAAAAGAAGATAAAAATACAGGTGGAATACAATTGAGTCTATGGGACTAA
- a CDS encoding OsmC family protein: MSAQITLKWKKDSTFETELNGHPIIIDTSVENGGNDEGPRPKALMLVALAGCTGMDVAPLFRKMRVHFESLSIDVTAETSDGIPMVYTGFHVTYHVVANPADSAKIVKAVRLSQEKYCGVTLMMKKIAPVTWDIILNETPLNVDSTEK; encoded by the coding sequence ATGTCCGCTCAGATCACATTAAAGTGGAAAAAAGATTCTACTTTTGAAACCGAGTTGAACGGCCACCCGATCATCATCGATACCTCCGTAGAAAACGGGGGTAACGATGAAGGGCCGCGCCCCAAAGCTCTGATGTTGGTTGCCTTGGCCGGATGTACAGGCATGGATGTAGCCCCCCTTTTCCGGAAGATGCGGGTACATTTTGAAAGTCTCTCCATTGACGTCACCGCAGAAACATCCGACGGCATTCCGATGGTCTACACCGGCTTTCATGTGACTTACCATGTCGTTGCCAACCCAGCCGACAGCGCCAAAATAGTGAAAGCAGTCCGCTTATCACAAGAAAAGTATTGCGGAGTAACGCTTATGATGAAAAAGATAGCTCCTGTCACCTGGGATATCATCCTCAACGAAACACCTCTAAATGTTGATTCCACAGAGAAATAA
- a CDS encoding iron-sulfur cluster assembly scaffold protein produces MIYSHEVQHMCVVKKGANHPCAPIPEEGKWVRSTQITDISGLTHGVGWCAPQQGACKLTLNVKEGIIQEALVETIGCSGMTHSAAMASEILPGKTLLEALNTDLVCDAINTAMRELFLQIVYGRTQSAFSEGGLPIGAGLEDLGKGLRSQVGTMFGTLAKGVRYLEMAEGYCTRMALDADDQVIGYEFIHLGKFMDMVKKGIDANEALEKAKSSYGRFKEAVKYIDPRNE; encoded by the coding sequence ATGATTTATTCACATGAAGTTCAACACATGTGTGTTGTAAAGAAGGGAGCCAACCATCCTTGTGCTCCGATTCCTGAAGAAGGAAAATGGGTTAGATCTACTCAGATCACTGACATCTCAGGTTTGACTCATGGTGTGGGTTGGTGTGCTCCTCAGCAAGGTGCATGTAAACTGACACTGAACGTAAAGGAAGGAATCATTCAGGAAGCTCTGGTTGAAACAATCGGTTGCTCTGGTATGACTCACTCTGCTGCGATGGCATCAGAAATCCTTCCGGGCAAAACTCTTCTGGAAGCATTGAACACTGACCTTGTTTGCGACGCTATCAACACAGCTATGCGCGAATTATTCCTGCAGATCGTTTACGGACGTACACAGTCTGCTTTCTCTGAAGGTGGTCTGCCTATCGGAGCCGGTCTGGAAGACTTAGGTAAAGGTCTGCGTAGCCAGGTTGGTACCATGTTCGGTACTTTGGCTAAAGGTGTTCGTTACCTGGAAATGGCAGAAGGTTACTGTACTCGTATGGCATTGGATGCTGACGATCAGGTTATCGGATATGAATTCATCCACCTGGGTAAATTCATGGATATGGTAAAGAAAGGTATCGATGCTAACGAAGCACTGGAAAAAGCGAAGAGTTCTTACGGTCGTTTCAAAGAAGCTGTAAAATATATCGATCCTCGTAATGAATAA
- a CDS encoding DsbA family protein, which produces MYLEVNKNDHVQGSVNAPIELIEYADFQCPYCGRAYHIVKEIQKKLGNKIKFVFRNFPLTELHPHALHAAIAVEIAGSYGKFWEMHDLLFENQNALDDYYLLEYARKLGIKAAEFEADFGKDRFYQKVKDDYDSGIENNVQGTPTFFVNGELYDGNWMTSEFVEYLESLIS; this is translated from the coding sequence ATGTATTTGGAAGTAAATAAGAACGATCATGTTCAAGGTTCGGTCAATGCACCGATAGAATTAATTGAGTATGCAGATTTTCAATGTCCCTACTGTGGGAGAGCTTACCATATAGTAAAAGAGATACAGAAGAAACTCGGAAACAAGATTAAGTTTGTTTTCCGGAATTTTCCACTGACTGAATTACACCCACATGCTTTGCATGCCGCTATTGCTGTGGAGATAGCCGGTTCTTACGGAAAGTTCTGGGAAATGCATGATCTTCTTTTTGAGAATCAGAATGCTTTGGATGATTATTATTTATTGGAGTATGCCAGAAAGCTGGGTATAAAAGCAGCCGAGTTTGAAGCGGATTTCGGTAAAGACCGTTTCTATCAGAAGGTGAAAGACGATTACGACTCCGGTATAGAGAATAATGTTCAGGGTACACCTACATTTTTCGTTAATGGAGAGCTCTATGACGGCAACTGGATGACTTCCGAATTTGTGGAGTATCTGGAGTCTTTAATATCTTAA
- a CDS encoding lipocalin/fatty acid-binding family protein: MNNVKKSLIAILAIAGLCLIGTSSCKSKSDRKEIKTTSQAIVRTSLCDKELTEVKELVNGKWELVSGENPRETCEFENTFITFNGDKYIWTEEGKDEPGDLNWRKADTDAGYLMDVFYATNPSYPLAISGDTLFIQDCTETAYKYTLVRR, encoded by the coding sequence ATGAATAACGTGAAAAAGAGTCTTATTGCCATCCTGGCCATAGCCGGTCTATGCCTGATCGGGACAAGCAGTTGCAAGAGCAAATCTGATCGGAAAGAGATAAAAACTACGTCTCAGGCTATCGTCAGAACATCTCTTTGCGACAAGGAGTTGACCGAAGTCAAAGAGCTGGTAAATGGGAAATGGGAATTGGTCAGCGGAGAGAATCCCCGTGAGACCTGCGAATTTGAAAATACTTTTATCACTTTCAACGGCGACAAATATATCTGGACAGAAGAAGGTAAGGATGAGCCCGGCGACCTGAACTGGCGGAAAGCCGATACGGATGCCGGCTACCTGATGGATGTCTTTTATGCCACCAATCCTTCCTATCCGTTAGCAATAAGCGGTGATACGTTATTCATTCAGGATTGTACGGAGACGGCGTATAAATATACATTGGTGAGACGATAA
- a CDS encoding GGGtGRT protein has translation MALFESYDRRIEHINAVLKEYGINGIEDAKAICDAKGIDPYTMCKETQPICFENACWAYVVGAAIAIKKGCTSAADAAEAIGIGLQAFCIAGSVADDRKVGIGHGNLGARLLREETKCFAFLAGHESFAAAEGAIKIAEMANKVRKEPLRVILNGLGKDAAMIISRINGFTYVQTQFDYATGALNVIKETPYSEGLRAKVKCYGCDDVREGVAVMRAEGVDVSITGNSTNPTRFQHPVAGTYKKECMENGHNYFSVASGGGTGRTLHPDNMAAGPASYGMTDTMGRMHGDAQFAGSSSVPAHVEMMGFLGMGNNPMVGATVAVAVAIEEAMKK, from the coding sequence ATGGCTTTATTTGAAAGTTACGACCGTCGTATTGAGCATATCAACGCGGTTTTAAAAGAATATGGTATCAACGGTATCGAAGATGCAAAAGCTATCTGCGACGCTAAAGGTATCGATCCTTATACAATGTGTAAGGAAACTCAACCTATCTGTTTCGAAAATGCTTGCTGGGCTTACGTTGTAGGTGCTGCTATCGCTATCAAGAAAGGTTGTACAAGCGCTGCTGACGCTGCTGAAGCTATCGGTATCGGTCTGCAGGCATTCTGTATCGCTGGTTCTGTTGCTGACGACCGTAAGGTAGGTATCGGCCACGGTAACCTGGGTGCACGTCTGCTTCGCGAAGAAACAAAATGTTTCGCATTCCTGGCAGGTCACGAATCTTTCGCTGCTGCTGAAGGTGCTATCAAGATCGCAGAAATGGCAAACAAAGTTCGTAAAGAACCGTTGCGCGTTATCCTGAACGGTCTGGGTAAAGATGCTGCTATGATTATTTCCCGTATCAATGGCTTTACTTATGTTCAAACTCAGTTTGACTATGCAACAGGTGCTTTGAACGTGATCAAAGAAACTCCGTATTCAGAAGGTCTTCGTGCAAAAGTAAAATGCTACGGTTGCGACGACGTTCGCGAAGGTGTTGCTGTAATGCGTGCTGAAGGTGTTGACGTATCTATCACAGGTAACTCAACTAACCCGACTCGTTTCCAGCACCCGGTAGCCGGTACATACAAGAAAGAATGTATGGAAAATGGCCACAACTACTTCTCTGTTGCTTCAGGTGGTGGTACAGGCCGTACTCTGCACCCGGATAACATGGCTGCAGGTCCTGCTTCTTACGGTATGACCGACACAATGGGCCGTATGCACGGTGACGCTCAGTTCGCTGGTTCTTCATCAGTTCCTGCTCACGTAGAAATGATGGGATTCCTGGGTATGGGTAACAACCCGATGGTAGGTGCTACTGTTGCAGTGGCTGTTGCTATCGAGGAAGCTATGAAGAAGTAA
- a CDS encoding RagB/SusD family nutrient uptake outer membrane protein, whose protein sequence is MKTKNIFKVTTVAGLLSLGLGMNSCIEQTFPESSTVTADQIADSPAGMQAMLNAVVGYINTYNSYGNGYNFDFGYSAFGMTRETMGEDFFVYKSNYDYFSTFGTCRTLAESSTVNSLYYFYYKFLNNANNLIRLIDPETTNETNKQYLGIAKTFRAMIYMDISRFFEYKKTGIAKLDNEAEANKVYGLTVPIIYEDMPETDARNNPRVPFYTMYEYILNDLNKAEELLQDYVRPTKNIPDLTVIYGLKARFWLELGSRFEKYPNDLSALTQNVQIGINSTKDCYDKAIEYAKKARSNSNASPLTEEEWFGGKNYTTAFNSIQTGAWLWGSIMNQENIHSTWLNYAGNICSEQTFGVGNTAYWACRTISKNLFDQIPDTDWRKTTWIAPEDAGKAPGNKYHTILSESGFKLLPPYTHLKFKPKEGNMIDANVGAPIDYLMMRVEEMYFIEAEALGASQGVAAGVNALQNFMTTYRYPEYTCNATTLEEFRKELILQKRIEFWGEGIIFWDYKRLELPVKRGYPGTNAPVGYRMNSIEGYCAPWFNVFFSKYESLQNKAIVLNPDPSSAIEDWTE, encoded by the coding sequence ATGAAAACGAAAAATATATTTAAAGTCACAACAGTTGCCGGCCTGTTATCTTTGGGCCTGGGAATGAATAGTTGCATTGAACAAACGTTTCCTGAAAGTTCCACCGTTACAGCCGACCAGATAGCCGATTCGCCGGCAGGTATGCAGGCCATGCTCAATGCCGTAGTCGGTTATATAAACACCTATAATTCGTATGGTAATGGTTATAATTTTGACTTCGGTTACAGTGCTTTCGGTATGACAAGGGAAACGATGGGCGAAGATTTTTTCGTATACAAATCCAATTACGATTATTTCAGTACCTTCGGAACCTGTAGGACATTGGCCGAATCATCGACAGTAAACAGCCTCTATTATTTCTACTACAAATTCCTGAACAATGCAAACAACCTGATACGACTGATCGATCCCGAAACAACGAATGAAACGAACAAGCAATATCTCGGTATAGCCAAGACGTTCCGTGCAATGATCTATATGGATATCAGCCGTTTCTTCGAATATAAGAAGACAGGAATCGCCAAACTGGACAATGAGGCAGAGGCTAACAAAGTATATGGACTAACAGTTCCCATCATTTATGAAGATATGCCCGAAACGGATGCACGTAATAATCCACGTGTTCCCTTTTATACAATGTACGAGTATATACTGAACGACCTGAATAAGGCGGAGGAATTATTGCAGGATTATGTACGACCGACCAAGAACATACCGGATCTTACTGTTATATACGGTTTGAAAGCACGCTTCTGGCTCGAATTAGGTTCCCGCTTTGAGAAATATCCGAACGACCTTTCAGCTCTTACCCAAAATGTTCAGATAGGAATCAATTCAACAAAAGATTGTTACGACAAAGCAATCGAATATGCAAAAAAAGCAAGATCGAACAGCAATGCAAGCCCGTTGACAGAAGAAGAATGGTTCGGCGGGAAAAATTATACCACTGCATTCAATAGCATACAGACCGGAGCATGGCTATGGGGGTCTATTATGAATCAGGAAAATATCCATAGCACGTGGTTAAATTACGCCGGAAATATTTGTTCGGAACAAACCTTCGGTGTTGGAAATACGGCCTATTGGGCCTGCCGTACGATCAGTAAAAACTTATTCGATCAGATACCGGATACCGACTGGCGTAAAACGACCTGGATAGCACCGGAAGATGCAGGTAAAGCACCCGGTAATAAATACCATACGATATTGTCGGAAAGCGGATTCAAGTTATTACCGCCTTATACGCATTTGAAGTTTAAGCCAAAAGAGGGAAATATGATTGATGCGAATGTCGGTGCTCCGATCGACTACCTTATGATGCGTGTTGAAGAAATGTACTTTATAGAAGCGGAAGCACTTGGAGCAAGCCAGGGTGTTGCAGCAGGCGTAAATGCATTACAGAATTTTATGACAACCTACCGTTATCCGGAATATACCTGCAATGCTACAACACTGGAGGAGTTCAGAAAAGAACTTATATTGCAAAAAAGGATAGAGTTTTGGGGAGAAGGGATTATTTTCTGGGACTACAAACGTCTGGAACTTCCGGTTAAAAGAGGATATCCGGGAACCAATGCACCAGTCGGATATCGTATGAACTCAATTGAAGGTTATTGCGCTCCCTGGTTCAATGTCTTTTTCAGCAAATACGAATCATTGCAAAACAAAGCAATTGTATTGAATCCGGATCCATCATCCGCCATAGAAGACTGGACAGAATAA
- a CDS encoding SusC/RagA family TonB-linked outer membrane protein has protein sequence MGEIINATAIPSSTSFEITQQKSRVTGLVEDEHGPIAGASIFVKETSNGTITDTDGKFSLDGMQKGATLVISFVGLKTQEIVWNGQKVLEIKMVDEALDLDEVVVVAYGTAKKSAFTGSAAVVNSEKLTQRSTTNVVQALSGQVAGLQMTSGSGQPGGDAPTLLIRGIGSLNAKNDPLIIVDGMPYEGGWNNINPADVESVSVLKDAASNALYGARGANGVIIITTKQAKAGEAKVTATAKWGVNTRGTIDYDYIKDPGEYYEAHYKALYNQLRYVKGLPENEAYVQANTNMVGNIKENGGLTYNVFNYPENEYLIGQNGKLNPNATVGRVVNGHMLYPDNWIDEAYSSALRQEYNVNIAGGSNKMQMYGSFGYLNDEGVVPNAGYERYSTRFKGSYQAKSWLKFGANISYTHSKTSTLSESYDTDLSSFTESMAPIFPVYIRDEKGNIMTDENGKMYDYGTNNTALGLARANHPNASIQSSMLNFRETNANTLNGNGFIDITFLKDFKFTFNAGTTIREQRYFTTGNPFYGFGAEQNGTISVYHYRTTTLNLQQILNYNRSFGKHNFSAMLGHESYKYNYVQLSAGKKNMFSYWGNHELNGAVIDGASAESYANNYNTEGYFLRGLYDYDSKYFFSVSYRRDASSRFHPDHWWGNFYSFGGAYLMSKEDWFKVDWLDLFKVKFSVGQQGNDNLGSDFRYVDTYTIKNNNGELSLAFSQKGNKDITWETNTNTNLGVEFEILNRKLTGSIEYFHRKTTDMLNWFNVPLSLGYAGYYANVGNMINQGIELDFTYIPINKKNFTWKINFNLTHYKNKISYLPEDKKTDVMDGHAGYMNGSRYYGEGLPINTWYMNQYAGVSEEGLSMWYYTDKETGEKKTTTTYSSADNYLCGDPNPDLYGGFGTSLNIYGFDFSAQLAYSIGGKTYDYGYSGIMSNPTASTVGYRWHKDVLDAWSPDNTGSQIPRWYFNDLNTASFSDRFLIDASYLSLQNVQVGYTIPKRITSHLGVDNLRLYFVCDNVYYWSKRKGLDPRRSYKGDGASGVISPLRSFSGGLSLQF, from the coding sequence ATGGGAGAAATAATCAATGCAACTGCTATTCCGAGCTCGACAAGCTTTGAGATCACACAACAAAAAAGCAGAGTCACAGGTCTTGTCGAAGATGAACACGGACCTATAGCCGGAGCTTCTATCTTTGTGAAAGAAACTTCCAATGGAACGATCACCGATACGGATGGTAAGTTCTCGCTGGACGGAATGCAAAAAGGGGCTACACTTGTCATTTCATTCGTAGGACTAAAAACACAGGAAATTGTATGGAATGGACAAAAGGTATTAGAAATCAAGATGGTCGATGAAGCACTGGATTTGGATGAAGTAGTCGTTGTTGCATACGGCACCGCCAAAAAATCTGCTTTTACAGGTTCTGCAGCCGTCGTTAATTCGGAAAAGTTAACCCAACGATCCACAACCAATGTAGTGCAAGCGCTGTCTGGTCAAGTGGCAGGTTTACAAATGACCTCAGGCTCCGGGCAACCCGGGGGAGACGCTCCTACCCTGCTTATCCGTGGTATAGGCTCACTTAATGCCAAAAACGATCCTCTTATCATTGTAGACGGAATGCCTTATGAAGGAGGATGGAACAATATCAACCCGGCAGATGTCGAATCTGTTTCCGTACTTAAAGACGCTGCATCCAATGCACTTTACGGAGCACGCGGAGCCAACGGTGTCATCATCATTACAACAAAACAGGCAAAAGCGGGCGAAGCAAAAGTTACGGCTACCGCTAAATGGGGAGTCAATACCCGGGGTACAATAGATTATGATTATATCAAAGACCCGGGAGAATATTATGAAGCACATTACAAAGCTTTATACAATCAATTGAGATACGTCAAAGGATTGCCTGAAAACGAAGCTTATGTACAAGCTAATACCAACATGGTAGGCAACATCAAAGAAAATGGCGGATTAACCTACAATGTATTTAATTATCCGGAAAATGAATATCTGATCGGTCAAAACGGCAAACTAAACCCGAACGCCACAGTAGGCAGAGTCGTAAACGGACATATGCTTTATCCGGACAATTGGATAGATGAAGCTTACAGTTCGGCATTACGCCAGGAATACAATGTCAACATTGCCGGAGGTAGCAATAAAATGCAAATGTACGGTTCTTTCGGATATCTGAATGACGAAGGTGTTGTTCCGAACGCCGGATATGAACGTTACTCCACCCGCTTCAAAGGTTCTTATCAGGCAAAGAGTTGGCTGAAGTTCGGAGCAAACATAAGCTATACGCACAGCAAAACCTCCACTCTGTCAGAAAGCTATGACACAGACCTGTCCTCTTTTACAGAATCAATGGCTCCTATCTTCCCTGTATATATAAGGGATGAAAAAGGTAATATCATGACAGATGAAAATGGCAAAATGTATGATTACGGAACCAACAACACAGCACTGGGGCTCGCCCGTGCCAATCATCCGAATGCATCCATACAATCGTCCATGCTCAATTTCAGGGAAACAAATGCCAATACGCTGAATGGAAACGGTTTCATCGATATTACATTCCTGAAAGATTTCAAATTCACTTTCAATGCAGGTACTACGATTCGCGAACAAAGATATTTTACAACAGGTAACCCATTCTACGGCTTCGGAGCGGAACAGAACGGAACAATATCCGTTTACCACTACCGTACAACAACGCTCAACCTCCAACAGATATTAAATTACAACCGCAGTTTTGGCAAACACAATTTCTCAGCCATGTTGGGACATGAAAGCTATAAATACAACTATGTACAATTATCCGCAGGTAAAAAAAATATGTTTTCTTATTGGGGCAACCATGAGCTAAACGGCGCTGTAATAGACGGCGCCTCCGCAGAATCGTACGCCAATAATTATAATACCGAAGGCTATTTCCTCCGGGGATTATACGATTACGACAGTAAATACTTCTTTTCCGTATCTTATCGCCGGGACGCTTCGTCCCGTTTCCATCCAGATCACTGGTGGGGGAATTTCTATTCGTTCGGGGGAGCATATCTGATGTCAAAAGAAGATTGGTTCAAGGTTGACTGGCTTGATTTGTTTAAAGTAAAATTCTCTGTCGGACAGCAGGGCAATGACAACTTAGGTTCGGATTTCCGTTATGTCGATACATATACTATTAAAAATAACAATGGTGAACTATCACTTGCATTCAGCCAAAAAGGGAATAAGGATATCACCTGGGAAACTAACACCAATACGAATCTGGGAGTAGAATTTGAAATATTAAACAGAAAATTGACCGGTAGTATAGAATACTTCCATCGTAAAACTACGGATATGCTGAACTGGTTCAATGTTCCGCTGTCATTGGGATATGCCGGATATTATGCAAATGTCGGCAATATGATCAACCAGGGTATAGAGCTCGATTTTACTTATATACCCATCAATAAAAAGAATTTCACATGGAAAATCAATTTCAATCTGACACATTATAAGAACAAGATCAGTTATCTGCCGGAAGATAAGAAAACGGATGTAATGGACGGGCATGCCGGATATATGAACGGAAGCAGATATTACGGAGAAGGATTGCCAATCAACACCTGGTATATGAATCAATATGCCGGCGTTTCGGAAGAAGGACTTTCCATGTGGTACTACACAGACAAAGAAACGGGAGAGAAAAAGACCACCACAACTTATTCGAGCGCCGATAATTATTTATGTGGAGACCCCAATCCGGATCTGTACGGAGGATTCGGTACGTCACTCAATATCTACGGTTTCGATTTCTCGGCACAACTGGCTTATTCTATCGGAGGAAAAACCTATGATTACGGATATTCCGGTATCATGTCTAATCCGACAGCATCGACAGTTGGTTATCGCTGGCATAAGGATGTACTCGATGCCTGGTCACCCGATAATACAGGCTCACAGATTCCACGCTGGTATTTCAATGATTTGAACACTGCCTCTTTCTCAGACCGCTTCCTGATTGACGCCAGTTATCTGAGTTTACAGAATGTACAGGTAGGATACACTATTCCTAAAAGAATAACATCCCATCTGGGTGTCGATAACTTACGCCTGTACTTCGTTTGCGATAATGTATATTATTGGTCTAAAAGAAAAGGACTCGACCCACGACGCTCTTACAAAGGAGACGGGGCATCAGGAGTCATCTCTCCGCTACGCAGTTTTTCCGGAGGCCTAAGTCTGCAATTCTGA
- a CDS encoding TlpA disulfide reductase family protein, whose amino-acid sequence MKKYLPLAASALLLAACSEKPGYEITGTVSNADLNGKYVYLYEYGNPDVPPLDSALVENNTFRFQGTQEGSLLATLQFSTDVVPEERGKPNLFKTTFTLENGKIIANLDTFSVVTGTPANDAEKALKDEIAPIYDEMGKLGDAIRSEDKDIAKAAEKKYDEFSEKITRAICNYILAHMDQKMSAKYTFDNRYNLSEEQQSEIIAQADSTFKAFPGIDKMMSRLEILKNVAVGKQFVDFEMADPKGEVHKLSEFVGNGKVVLIDFWASWCPPCRKETPHLVELYKQYKNKGFEIVGISLDSKADAWAKGVKDLNITWIQLSDLKGWQNAGAALYGVNSIPHTVLVDKDGTIIAKNIHGEEIDAKLQETLNK is encoded by the coding sequence ATGAAAAAGTATCTACCTCTTGCTGCTTCCGCACTGCTTCTTGCTGCCTGCAGCGAAAAACCGGGTTACGAAATAACCGGTACAGTATCAAACGCCGATCTGAATGGAAAGTATGTATACCTCTATGAGTACGGAAATCCGGATGTCCCACCTCTGGACAGTGCATTAGTGGAAAACAACACTTTCAGATTCCAAGGGACACAAGAGGGTTCGCTGCTTGCTACTCTTCAGTTCTCGACGGATGTTGTTCCCGAAGAACGTGGCAAACCCAATTTGTTTAAAACAACCTTCACCCTTGAAAACGGAAAAATCATCGCCAACCTCGACACATTCTCTGTTGTGACCGGAACACCGGCCAATGATGCAGAAAAGGCATTGAAAGATGAGATCGCTCCGATTTATGATGAAATGGGTAAACTGGGGGATGCCATCCGTTCTGAAGATAAAGATATAGCCAAAGCCGCTGAAAAGAAGTATGACGAATTCAGTGAAAAGATCACACGGGCAATCTGTAACTATATCCTGGCCCACATGGATCAAAAAATGTCTGCTAAATATACGTTTGACAACCGCTACAATCTGAGTGAAGAACAACAGAGTGAAATCATCGCACAGGCTGACTCAACTTTCAAGGCATTCCCGGGTATCGACAAAATGATGAGCCGCCTCGAAATACTGAAAAATGTAGCTGTCGGCAAACAGTTCGTAGATTTCGAAATGGCTGATCCTAAAGGGGAAGTTCACAAACTGTCTGAATTTGTAGGTAATGGCAAAGTTGTCCTGATCGACTTCTGGGCATCCTGGTGTCCTCCTTGTCGTAAAGAAACACCGCATTTAGTCGAGCTATACAAACAATACAAGAATAAAGGTTTTGAAATCGTTGGTATTTCATTGGATAGTAAAGCCGATGCATGGGCAAAAGGTGTAAAAGACCTGAACATTACCTGGATACAACTATCTGACCTGAAAGGCTGGCAAAATGCAGGTGCCGCTCTATACGGAGTAAACAGCATTCCTCATACGGTTCTGGTCGACAAAGACGGTACAATCATCGCCAAGAATATTCATGGTGAAGAGATAGATGCCAAACTACAGGAGACTCTAAATAAATAA